A stretch of DNA from Lycium ferocissimum isolate CSIRO_LF1 chromosome 4, AGI_CSIRO_Lferr_CH_V1, whole genome shotgun sequence:
AAACCAGAACTGTCCAAGTTCTTTTACAGTGAAAGAGCTATACTGGTCTTTATACTACACTCCACTTTCTTATTTTTGATCATTCCTTTGTTATCTATTTTATTTAATACAATCATTGCGACAACTTTGCCTCGATTCCAAAAGAGTTGggtcagctatatgaatcctctataTTGTTTGGACCCGTTTCATACCACTATGTTATTTGTTTATCTGATATTAATTAGAATTTCatttaacattttttaaaatgtttctTTCTAATGATTTCACTTGGAAACTTTCAGCAATTTAAGTTAAAAGTAAAAGATCAAAAATGTCTGTAATAATATGTTGAAAACGTCTAAAGGTTTCCGAGTGTGCCCACAATTTCTAGTGGCGATAGCTTACTGCCAAAAATTGCAGTACCTGATGACTTTCAGTATGAAGATTGGGTGAATGATATTTAACTTAAATGCCTTTCTGGAAATGTCTACAACTGATTCCAGAGCATTTAATAGAGGAAGGTGTGAAATTGcctatcaaaaataaaatagagaaaGGGGTGGAATATTTTAGGTATAAAGAAAAAGCTCACAGGAATTACAACATTCTATGAATACATAAGATCCTTTCTTTTGGGAGGGGGGAgggagaaagagaaaagataGAAGGATTGTGCTCCTGCTAGACGTCAACGCTAAAGGTTCTTATAACACATTATATTGGCAGTGTGATCTCTTGATTCTAGGGATATTTATTTTCCCCACCGTTCAGTGAAATAGAACTTAAGCAGAAAGCTGGTCCACATACTGTCTGGTCTATGTTCTACACTccactttttaatttttagccaTTCTTATTAACTTTTCATTCTATTTAATAcaactccaataaaaatatatgaagCCTCTATATCCATTCCACTCCATTTGGACCTGTTTCATTCCACTATGTTATGCGTTTATCTAATATTGATTAGAATTTCATTTAACACTTAAAATGTTTCTCTACTGATTTGACCAGAAAACTTTCAGCAAGCGaagttaaaattaaaagaataaaattttcTGTAACAATATGTTGAAAACTTCTAAAGGTTTCCGAGTGTGCCCACAATTTCTAGTGGTGATAAATTTACTGCCAAAGATTGCAGTACCTGATGACTTCACTATGAATATTGGGTGAACGACATTTAACTTAAATGCCTTTCTGGAAATGTCTACAACTGATTCAAGAGCATTTAATAGAGATACGGGTGAGATACTTTAGATATAAAGCAAAAGCTCACAGGAATTACAACATTCTATGAATACTCAAGATCTTTTCTTTTGGGAGGGGGGAGGGAGAAAGATAAAAGATAGAAGGATTGTGGTTTTGTAAGACGTCAACATTAAAGGTTGTTATAACACATTATAATGCCAGTGTGATCTCTTTGATTTTCATTGTTTATCGGGATATTTATTTTCCCCCCCGTTCAGTGAAACAGAACTTAAGCAGAAAGCTGGTCCACATATTGTCTGGTCTATAATGGTCTTTGTTCTATACTCCCCTTTCTTATTTTTAGCCATTCCTAttactatttattttatttaatacaaCACCGATAACAatatatgaagctctatatccATTCCACTCCGTTTAGACCTGTTTCATTCCACTATGTTATTCGTTTATCTAATATTGATTAGAATTTCATTTAACACTAATTAAAATGTTTCTCTAATGATTTGACCAGGATACTTTCAGCAAGCGATGttaaaattaaaagattaaAATTTTCTGTAATAATATGTTGAAAACTTCTAAAGGTTTTCGAGTGTGCCCACAATTTCTAGTGGTGATAGCTTACTGCCAAATATTGCAGTGCCTAATTGCTTCAGTGTGAAGATTGGTTGAATGATATTTAACTTAAATGCCTTTCTGAAAATGTCTACAACTGATTCAGGAGCACTTAAAACTTAATAGAGAAAGGGGTGAGATTACCTATCAAAAATAGAGAAAGCGGTGAGATTCTGGTTTTTCGCTCTTCTGCTTTCCTTACAGTAAGAATATTTCAGATAAGAAGCAAAAGCTCACAGGAATTGTAAAATTTTATGAATACTTATGATCCTTTTTTTCGGGAGGGGggagggagaaagaaaaaggatagaAGGATTGTGGTCATGTGAGATGTCAACATTAAAGGTTTTTCTAAGTTAACACATTAAAATAGCAGTGTAATCTCTTGATTTTCATTGTTTCTTGGGATATTTATTTTGCCCTCCATACATTGAAACAGAAATTAAGCAGAAAGCTGGTCCACATATTGTCTGGTCTGCTTTTTATGGCTTCCTGGCCAATTTTCAGGTATTATTATGTCTCTCATTGATGATTTCAAAGCCATCTTCGAATGTTCTCACTGATGATTTAGATCTTAGATTAGCGCATCAAGTTGGGCTCGGTACTTTGCTTCTGTAGTTCCACTTACAAACTGCTTGAGACTTGTGATTCATGGCCTTTCTTTGGCTACTGATGAGGGGCTTATAAAATCTGTTACTCGGGAAGGAAAGCCAGAGTAAGCTCGCTTTTCTGCCTCTTTCAACAGATACATGGTATTGATACCTCTCTTACATTTCAGCCTTTTCCTTGCAGAGAATTGCTTAGAGGGCCTCTATATTATGTTCTAGTGTTAATTTTGAGTGCAGTTCTCTTTTGGCGTGAGTCACCAGTTGGAATAATTTCGGTAGCGATGATGTGTGGTGGCGATGGTAAGAGCTGCAGCTCGGATCACTTAGTCTATATTTAGAACCTTTTATACTTCTTTTAATTTGTCCTATGTAGGAATTGCTGATATTGTTGGAAGAAGGTTTGGGTCCACAAAACTCCCTTATAATAAACAGAAAAGTTGGGCTGGTAGCCTCTCCATGTTTGCTCTTGGTTCCCTGGTATCCGTTGGGTAGGTTTTTGTCCTTTTGCTGTTTGCGTTTAGAGATTTTGTTGTAAAATTTATGCTGATGCTAGATTTTTTCATATGGTCAAAGGATGCTCTATTACTTCTCAGTCTTGGGATATTTTCACTTGGATTGGGTTTCGACTGTAGAAAGAGTAGCTGTGGTGTCACTTATAGCAACTATTGTGGAGTCTCTCCCTATTACTGGAACGGTGGACGATAATATTTCTGTTCCTTTGGTAAGCATGGTTGTAGCATCATTGGCTTATGGTTATTAGCTTAGAGTGTTCTCATCTTCCTGGCACTATGCTGTCATGTCATCCTTTTGTTGATAAAACTGCCATTGTATGGTGATGATTCCTGCTATATCTTCTTGTGGTGCTCTTATGTGTATTCTCAAGTGGTTCTTTGATGCCCAAACATGTCAACTGGTGAAGATAGCACAGCCTCATTTTGGATATTC
This window harbors:
- the LOC132051522 gene encoding probable phytol kinase, chloroplastic isoform X3: MFCGMKRALDCGMRTCGTMSSRVVTTTAPVVRVTHSPYSRQLRLSILPSTTQPHPFHRRFFSPYNYRPVTVKAGLDVIGDGGSMFQDAGATALVIAGAYALVSTFDYLSEQKLIEQKLSRKLVHILSGLLFMASWPIFSASSWARYFASVVPLTNCLRLVIHGLSLATDEGLIKSVTREGKPEELLRGPLYYVLVLILSAVLFWRESPVGIISVAMMCGGDGIADIVGRRFGSTKLPYNKQKSWAGSLSMFALGSLVSVGLGIFSLGLGFDCRKSSCGVTYSNYCGVSPYYWNGGR
- the LOC132051522 gene encoding probable phytol kinase 1, chloroplastic isoform X2 codes for the protein MFCGMKRALDCGMRTCGTMSSRVVTTTAPVVRVTHSPYSRQLRLSILPSTTQPHPFHRRFFSPYNYRPVTVKAGLDVIGDGGSMFQDAGATALVIAGAYALVSTFDYLSEQKLIEQISASSWARYFASVVPLTNCLRLVIHGLSLATDEGLIKSVTREGKPEELLRGPLYYVLVLILSAVLFWRESPVGIISVAMMCGGDGIADIVGRRFGSTKLPYNKQKSWAGSLSMFALGSLVSVGMLYYFSVLGYFHLDWVSTVERVAVVSLIATIVESLPITGTVDDNISVPLVSMVVASLAYGY
- the LOC132051522 gene encoding probable phytol kinase 1, chloroplastic isoform X1, whose protein sequence is MFCGMKRALDCGMRTCGTMSSRVVTTTAPVVRVTHSPYSRQLRLSILPSTTQPHPFHRRFFSPYNYRPVTVKAGLDVIGDGGSMFQDAGATALVIAGAYALVSTFDYLSEQKLIEQKLSRKLVHILSGLLFMASWPIFSASSWARYFASVVPLTNCLRLVIHGLSLATDEGLIKSVTREGKPEELLRGPLYYVLVLILSAVLFWRESPVGIISVAMMCGGDGIADIVGRRFGSTKLPYNKQKSWAGSLSMFALGSLVSVGMLYYFSVLGYFHLDWVSTVERVAVVSLIATIVESLPITGTVDDNISVPLVSMVVASLAYGY